A part of Pseudomonadota bacterium genomic DNA contains:
- a CDS encoding transferase hexapeptide repeat family protein produces MAKPPPEAPNVYAFEGIIPVIDPRSFVHPTATLIGDVIVGRGCYIGPGAALRGDIGRITIGDGANIQDNCVLHCFPGRETIVETNGHIGHGAVLHGCIVRRDALVGMNAVVMDGAVIGEESFVAAMAFVRSEFQVPPRSLVAGIPAKVLRDLTEAEIAWKSQGTREYQALAAKSLATCRATTALAAPEPNRPRHPVSDTKPLKEKRR; encoded by the coding sequence GTGGCAAAACCACCCCCCGAGGCGCCAAATGTCTATGCCTTCGAAGGGATTATCCCCGTCATTGATCCTCGAAGCTTCGTTCACCCGACGGCTACCCTGATCGGCGACGTGATTGTGGGCCGGGGCTGTTATATCGGTCCGGGCGCCGCCTTGCGGGGAGATATCGGCCGAATCACGATTGGCGATGGAGCAAACATCCAGGACAATTGCGTCCTCCACTGCTTTCCAGGCCGCGAGACGATCGTCGAGACGAACGGTCATATCGGCCATGGGGCCGTTCTGCACGGCTGTATCGTGCGGCGCGACGCGCTGGTCGGCATGAACGCCGTCGTCATGGACGGCGCCGTCATAGGCGAGGAAAGCTTCGTCGCCGCGATGGCCTTCGTGCGATCCGAATTTCAAGTCCCGCCCCGCAGCCTGGTGGCGGGAATCCCGGCCAAAGTCTTACGTGACCTTACCGAAGCGGAAATCGCCTGGAAGAGCCAAGGAACCCGGGAATACCAGGCCCTTGCCGCAAAATCCCTTGCCACCTGCCGGGCAACGACGGCGCTCGCAGCACCGGAGCCCAACCGGCCGCGACACCCCGTAAGCGACACCAAGCCGCTCAAGGAAAAGCGCCGCTAG
- a CDS encoding pyridoxal-dependent decarboxylase, producing the protein MDRSKLPTSAFIDPYGKNRAEIDALAHEVLDLVLSHATDALGRPPVPGKVDLPASVAIPEEPVAKERLLEMLRAIVVGSMNAAHPGYVGHMDPMPTTMSVLADFVASTLNNNMLSVEMSPVFSRMEPLLLKAIAKEFGLGDDAGGVLLSGGSLANLQALAVARNLAFDAHGKGIAGLDRQPVLFASEAAHTSIQKAAMLLGLGTSAVIPVATAANSIMDIASLERGILKAKAEGKAPFCVVATAGTTVTGNIDPLADVHRLAKAHGLWFHVDAVFGGALVLSRNQRWRLQGVELADSLAFNPQKWLYVSKTCAMILFRDARHLKNTFRIQAPYMQDPDDILNLGEISVQGTRYPDILKLWLSLQHIGREGYAHLIDEAYRLTERFVKEVLARPYLELAARPELNVVCFRAVPEWLPPDSRDAWNESLQIHLLKEGNAFLSLPRFRGGRWLRAILLNPYLEEDAIVKLFQRIDAYEATARRRLPSPCLAAESGR; encoded by the coding sequence TTGGACCGTTCAAAACTTCCCACCTCCGCCTTCATTGACCCTTACGGCAAGAACCGGGCGGAGATCGATGCGCTGGCGCATGAGGTGCTGGATCTCGTGCTTTCCCACGCGACGGACGCGCTAGGCCGCCCGCCGGTGCCGGGTAAAGTAGACTTGCCTGCCTCGGTTGCCATTCCGGAAGAGCCGGTCGCGAAGGAACGCCTGCTGGAAATGCTACGAGCGATTGTGGTGGGTTCCATGAACGCGGCGCATCCGGGCTATGTCGGCCATATGGATCCCATGCCGACGACGATGTCGGTGCTTGCCGATTTTGTCGCCTCGACGCTGAACAACAACATGCTAAGCGTCGAGATGTCGCCGGTCTTTTCGCGCATGGAGCCGCTTCTCCTGAAGGCGATCGCGAAAGAGTTTGGTCTTGGCGACGACGCCGGCGGCGTGCTGCTCAGCGGGGGAAGCCTCGCCAACCTGCAGGCGCTTGCCGTTGCGCGGAACCTCGCCTTTGATGCCCATGGAAAGGGGATCGCCGGTCTCGACCGGCAACCGGTCCTGTTCGCATCCGAAGCGGCGCACACCTCGATCCAGAAGGCGGCCATGCTGCTGGGGCTCGGCACGTCGGCGGTAATTCCGGTCGCGACAGCTGCCAATTCCATCATGGATATCGCAAGCCTCGAACGGGGTATCCTGAAGGCCAAGGCGGAAGGCAAGGCGCCATTTTGCGTGGTTGCGACGGCTGGGACGACGGTGACCGGCAACATCGATCCGCTTGCCGATGTGCACCGTCTGGCCAAGGCCCATGGCCTCTGGTTCCATGTGGACGCCGTGTTCGGCGGCGCCCTTGTTCTCTCCAGGAATCAGCGTTGGCGCCTGCAAGGGGTCGAGCTTGCCGACTCGCTAGCCTTCAATCCCCAGAAGTGGCTCTACGTTTCAAAGACCTGCGCGATGATTCTGTTCCGGGACGCTCGCCATCTGAAGAACACTTTTCGAATTCAGGCTCCCTACATGCAGGATCCGGACGACATCCTCAACCTTGGCGAGATCAGCGTTCAGGGAACCCGCTATCCCGATATTCTGAAACTCTGGCTTTCGCTTCAGCATATCGGCCGGGAAGGCTACGCCCACCTCATCGACGAGGCGTACCGTTTGACGGAACGCTTCGTAAAAGAGGTTCTCGCGCGCCCCTATCTGGAACTTGCCGCGCGTCCGGAACTCAACGTTGTCTGCTTCCGTGCCGTTCCAGAATGGCTGCCGCCCGATTCCCGGGACGCCTGGAACGAAAGCTTGCAAATCCACTTGCTGAAGGAAGGAAACGCCTTCCTTTCGTTGCCGCGCTTTCGTGGGGGGCGGTGGCTGCGGGCGATCCTCCTCAACCCCTATCTTGAAGAGGACGCGATCGTAAAGCTGTTCCAGCGCATCGATGCCTATGAGGCAACGGCCCGCCGACGCCTGCCTTCGCCCTGCCTGGCTGCCGAGAGCGGCCGTTGA
- a CDS encoding peptidoglycan DD-metalloendopeptidase family protein produces MTEFIRAFCGAVCARAARWCLVYRTKIRSHPLRTRARRWLTVKLPAFFHQRVFPQRQILMRSNGRVRYVNLSYGVQALILIAAVGLVGWGGYATNALFAKDRVLAEKNQRIAETLVAYRNLLDQYAESQARFAVAAHNLEANHSYLLGIVKPDAVTKVGAEREPMDSAEKAHRAGLEMIYQANQRLKGWMEEIYASQHDLVRSLTEKTRDDLSETKKLIAGLGIDVERALSEGLATELGQGGPFVAWRPDSVPEETFRTDLATLDRNIDRWEGMQQLLRTLPLTTPSDNFYVTSNYGRRVDPVNDRPAMHYGIDLAGAHKSPVLSTAPGVVVFTGWNGKYGKVVEIDHGRGIRTRYGHLHIISVKNGQRVGFREQLGLMGSTGRSTGTHVHYEIRVNGTPYNPINFFKVGSHVFKNWEKS; encoded by the coding sequence ATGACGGAGTTTATCCGGGCATTCTGTGGTGCTGTTTGCGCGCGTGCGGCGCGCTGGTGCCTAGTGTATCGAACGAAAATTCGCTCCCACCCGCTGCGGACACGTGCGCGGCGCTGGCTTACCGTTAAACTTCCGGCCTTCTTCCACCAGCGGGTCTTTCCGCAACGGCAGATCCTGATGCGCTCGAACGGCAGGGTCCGTTACGTTAATCTTTCCTATGGCGTTCAAGCCCTCATCCTGATCGCTGCGGTTGGGCTGGTTGGCTGGGGCGGCTATGCGACGAATGCCCTTTTCGCAAAAGACCGTGTTCTGGCGGAAAAGAACCAACGGATCGCCGAGACGCTGGTCGCCTATCGCAACCTTCTGGATCAGTACGCGGAATCCCAGGCGCGTTTTGCCGTTGCCGCCCACAACCTGGAGGCTAATCACAGCTACCTGCTCGGCATCGTGAAGCCGGACGCGGTCACGAAGGTAGGAGCCGAACGGGAACCCATGGATTCAGCCGAGAAGGCGCACCGCGCCGGGTTGGAGATGATCTACCAGGCCAACCAACGGCTCAAAGGCTGGATGGAAGAAATTTACGCTTCCCAGCACGATTTGGTGCGCTCACTTACCGAAAAAACGCGCGACGATTTGAGTGAAACGAAGAAGCTGATCGCCGGGCTGGGAATCGATGTCGAGCGCGCCCTTTCCGAAGGACTGGCGACCGAGCTTGGCCAGGGCGGCCCCTTTGTGGCTTGGCGCCCGGATTCGGTGCCGGAGGAAACGTTCCGGACCGATCTGGCAACGCTTGACCGAAACATTGACCGCTGGGAAGGGATGCAGCAGTTGTTGCGCACCCTGCCGCTCACGACACCCTCCGACAATTTCTATGTTACAAGCAATTACGGCAGACGTGTGGATCCCGTAAATGACCGGCCGGCCATGCATTACGGGATTGATCTTGCCGGTGCGCACAAGTCCCCCGTCTTGAGCACTGCGCCCGGCGTTGTCGTTTTTACCGGATGGAATGGAAAATACGGTAAGGTGGTGGAGATTGATCATGGCCGTGGGATACGTACGCGCTACGGGCACCTTCATATAATTAGCGTGAAGAATGGCCAACGCGTCGGTTTCCGTGAACAGCTTGGCTTGATGGGCAGCACGGGTCGCAGCACGGGCACCCATGTTCATTACGAAATACGGGTGAATGGCACGCCATACAATCCGATAAATTTTTTCAAGGTGGGAAGTCATGTTTTCAAAAATTGGGAAAAATCCTAG
- a CDS encoding polymer-forming cytoskeletal protein, translating into MTSGLSDPSIPSIISANLHISGDLISNGDLQIDGIVEGNVRSQTLTVGESAKITGNVDAESVQVRGTVTGQISARTVTLTKTSHVVGDVIHETLAIDAGAYLEGACRHVESTRPAVEMIGRSSVSVEPEKEEALAQSSYTAYSGGRSA; encoded by the coding sequence ATGACCTCTGGCCTTTCGGACCCTTCCATTCCTTCCATCATCAGTGCCAATCTGCACATTTCCGGTGACCTTATCAGCAACGGCGATTTGCAGATCGATGGAATCGTGGAGGGTAATGTTCGCAGTCAGACCTTGACGGTCGGCGAAAGCGCCAAGATCACCGGCAACGTGGACGCGGAAAGCGTCCAGGTCCGCGGAACGGTTACCGGCCAGATCAGTGCGCGGACCGTCACCTTGACAAAAACCTCGCACGTCGTCGGTGATGTCATCCATGAGACGCTCGCGATCGATGCCGGGGCTTATCTCGAAGGCGCTTGCCGTCATGTCGAATCGACCCGGCCCGCCGTTGAGATGATCGGCAGGAGTTCGGTGTCCGTCGAGCCCGAGAAGGAAGAAGCGCTGGCCCAATCCTCCTATACGGCCTATTCCGGCGGGCGCTCGGCCTGA
- a CDS encoding alpha/beta hydrolase, with the protein MNQGPPSYRERYFTSEDGLRLYFRDYGGQLVKKTPLLCLGGLTRNSSDFSEFAELLAGERRILAPDYRGRGRSAYDPNWQNYQPRTYLNDIHHLLAVTGVHHVVIVGTSLGGILGMAMGAAKPTALAGVILNDVGPDIKAEGLARIVAYIRKDRPQPTWQAAAKYLQAIMPTLSIKTEAGWEKLARRTYREGKNGQMHFDWDINIVKPMLASREPPVNLWPFYRSLRSVPTLALRGDLSDILTKETFKKMAAEKPDLIRVTVPDCGHVPLPDDPIPFAAIESFLSRVDGDQAERPPE; encoded by the coding sequence ATGAACCAGGGACCGCCAAGCTATCGTGAAAGGTATTTTACGTCCGAGGACGGGCTTCGCCTTTATTTTCGTGACTACGGCGGCCAGCTTGTAAAGAAAACGCCCTTGCTGTGCCTCGGCGGCCTGACGCGAAACTCCAGCGACTTCAGCGAATTTGCCGAGCTTCTAGCTGGCGAGCGACGCATCCTTGCGCCGGATTACCGGGGCCGCGGCCGGTCGGCTTACGATCCGAACTGGCAAAACTATCAGCCGCGCACCTATCTGAACGATATTCATCATTTGCTTGCCGTCACCGGCGTGCACCATGTCGTGATCGTCGGAACCTCGCTCGGCGGTATTCTCGGAATGGCGATGGGCGCTGCAAAACCCACGGCTCTGGCCGGCGTCATCCTGAACGATGTCGGGCCGGACATAAAGGCGGAAGGGCTGGCACGCATCGTGGCCTATATCCGCAAAGACCGCCCGCAACCGACCTGGCAAGCCGCCGCCAAGTATTTGCAGGCCATCATGCCGACTCTCTCGATCAAAACGGAGGCGGGCTGGGAAAAACTGGCGCGGCGGACATACCGTGAAGGCAAGAACGGACAGATGCACTTCGATTGGGACATCAATATCGTAAAACCGATGCTCGCAAGTCGGGAACCGCCGGTCAATTTATGGCCGTTCTACCGATCGCTTCGCAGCGTGCCGACGCTCGCGTTGCGTGGCGACCTTTCCGACATTCTGACGAAAGAGACGTTCAAGAAGATGGCGGCGGAAAAACCGGACCTGATACGGGTAACGGTCCCGGATTGCGGTCACGTACCGCTTCCCGATGACCCCATTCCCTTCGCTGCCATCGAAAGTTTCTTAAGCCGAGTGGACGGCGATCAGGCCGAGCGCCCGCCGGAATAG
- a CDS encoding TRAP transporter small permease subunit gives MTFLVWLAQGIDRFNDAIGRKVAWVGLVMAVVQFSIVLMRYVFEASEIWLQESILYMHSVLFMLGAGYTLLHNGHVRIDIFYRDASPERKAWADLMGIFFFLLPVCGALFYIAWPYVIDSWAVREGSRETSGIEAIYLLKTVIPVFAALVVLQGISMAIHAAAVLTGHEKLRLESPRKL, from the coding sequence ATGACCTTTCTGGTGTGGCTTGCACAAGGTATTGACCGTTTCAACGACGCGATCGGGCGTAAGGTCGCCTGGGTTGGACTGGTCATGGCGGTGGTTCAATTCAGTATTGTCCTGATGCGCTATGTCTTTGAGGCAAGCGAAATCTGGCTTCAGGAATCCATCCTCTATATGCATAGCGTTCTGTTCATGCTGGGGGCCGGCTACACCCTTCTGCATAACGGACACGTCCGCATTGATATTTTTTACCGTGACGCTTCGCCGGAACGCAAGGCGTGGGCAGATTTGATGGGTATTTTCTTTTTCTTGCTTCCGGTCTGTGGGGCTCTTTTCTATATCGCCTGGCCCTATGTTATCGACTCGTGGGCCGTACGGGAAGGCTCGCGCGAGACGAGCGGTATCGAGGCCATCTATCTCCTGAAGACGGTTATTCCCGTTTTTGCGGCACTCGTGGTCCTGCAAGGGATTTCGATGGCCATTCATGCCGCCGCCGTGTTGACGGGGCACGAAAAACTACGGTTGGAATCACCGAGAAAGCTCTGA
- a CDS encoding TRAP transporter large permease subunit, with amino-acid sequence MGDFLNILMFVALCGFLLMGFPVAFTLAGTALFFAGLGTLLGAFDPIFLTAFPQRIFGIMTNDVLVSVPLFVFMGVMLERSHVAEELLDSMGMLFGSLRGGLGISVTIVGALMAASTGIVGATVVTMGLLSLPTMLRRGYDPKLAAGSICAAGTLGQIIPPSIVLVLLGDVLSSAYQQAQLSLGNFSPRAVSVGDLFAGAILPGLLLVGLYLVYQIGQAVFHPKTSPAIPEAERAAVSGRQLVRQILRSLMPPLVLIVAVLGSILTGVATPTEAAAVGAIGSILLAGLRLDERHATVIHVAGLALAGLVLVGLTSAAGIERAAPGLKMALPAIAAMLCLLVAVGVFIGLKRVFATEILQEVLRSTMQISSMVFVILIGAALLSLVFLGYGGDDMVHAFLATLPGGAIGAVLLVMVVMFFLGFFLDFIQIIFVVVPIVAPVLLKMGLDPVWLGVMIAVNLQTSFLTPPFGFALFYLRGVAPESVTTLDIYRGVMPFIAIQLLGLGIVAFFPGLATWLPKLLYG; translated from the coding sequence ATGGGAGACTTTCTGAACATTCTGATGTTTGTCGCGCTCTGCGGGTTTCTTTTGATGGGCTTCCCGGTGGCTTTTACGCTCGCCGGTACGGCGCTCTTTTTTGCGGGCCTTGGCACTCTGCTGGGGGCATTCGATCCGATCTTCCTGACGGCTTTTCCGCAGCGGATTTTCGGCATCATGACAAACGATGTTCTCGTTTCTGTGCCGCTTTTCGTCTTCATGGGGGTGATGCTTGAGCGTTCCCACGTCGCCGAGGAATTGCTCGATTCGATGGGAATGCTGTTTGGATCGCTGCGCGGCGGACTTGGGATCTCGGTCACGATCGTTGGTGCGCTGATGGCGGCCTCGACAGGAATCGTAGGGGCGACCGTCGTGACGATGGGGCTGCTTTCGCTTCCCACGATGCTTCGACGCGGGTATGACCCGAAATTGGCGGCCGGCTCGATTTGCGCGGCCGGCACCTTGGGTCAGATCATTCCCCCCTCCATCGTGCTGGTTCTGCTCGGGGATGTGCTGTCGTCCGCTTACCAACAGGCCCAGCTTTCCCTGGGCAATTTTTCGCCGAGGGCAGTGTCGGTTGGCGATCTCTTTGCGGGCGCGATTCTACCCGGCTTGCTGCTGGTCGGGCTTTACCTTGTCTATCAGATCGGGCAGGCCGTCTTTCACCCCAAAACGTCGCCGGCCATCCCGGAGGCCGAGCGCGCCGCGGTCAGTGGCCGGCAGCTGGTCAGGCAAATTCTGCGTTCCCTCATGCCGCCTCTCGTCCTCATTGTGGCCGTTCTGGGTTCCATCCTAACGGGTGTTGCGACACCTACCGAGGCGGCCGCCGTCGGCGCCATCGGTTCGATATTGCTGGCCGGGCTCCGACTCGACGAAAGGCATGCGACGGTGATCCACGTGGCGGGCCTTGCGTTGGCTGGTCTTGTGCTGGTGGGCCTGACTTCGGCCGCCGGTATCGAGAGGGCGGCGCCGGGTCTCAAGATGGCCCTTCCGGCCATCGCGGCAATGCTTTGCCTGCTGGTTGCCGTTGGCGTGTTCATCGGCCTCAAGCGCGTCTTTGCCACCGAAATCCTGCAGGAAGTTTTACGTTCGACCATGCAGATCAGCTCGATGGTTTTTGTGATTCTGATCGGGGCCGCGCTCCTTTCCCTCGTCTTCCTTGGGTATGGCGGCGACGACATGGTGCACGCGTTTCTAGCCACGCTTCCAGGAGGAGCGATAGGCGCGGTGCTTCTCGTGATGGTCGTGATGTTTTTTCTGGGCTTTTTCCTGGACTTTATCCAGATCATCTTTGTCGTCGTGCCGATCGTTGCTCCCGTTCTGCTGAAGATGGGACTGGATCCGGTTTGGCTGGGTGTGATGATAGCCGTTAACCTGCAGACGTCGTTTCTGACGCCGCCGTTCGGTTTTGCGCTCTTTTACTTGCGGGGCGTTGCGCCGGAAAGCGTCACGACACTGGACATATACCGTGGCGTGATGCCTTTCATCGCAATTCAACTGCTTGGGCTTGGGATTGTCGCCTTCTTTCCCGGGCTCGCGACGTGGCTGCCAAAGCTTCTCTATGGATAA
- a CDS encoding lytic transglycosylase domain-containing protein, with protein sequence MLRPTCPASGFLGWIASGIFFFILLSFSLPAAVAATVPKEGATPLSVADFGTYTRAFVEVKEKRWKKALVLASLAHNPLPAEAIRWLYYTQPGTGASFDEIANFLREHPDWPNQRLLRQRAEEAMPGNLPDDAIRTWFSDQPPVTTRGRVLLGEALLRRGDQEAAEKHLRETWIHANFTRQEERQFLAKHRDLLDKADHAARLDRLLWNDRAAEAQRMLYRVDPDIRSLALARISLMRMDWDVDGAVQRVPKYLQSHAGLQYERLRWRRRKGKLESAQEILEHPPTDLIRPDLWWVERIAVSRHLFQKGYYSEAYRLTSNHGLEAGEAFAEAEWLSGWIALRFLKDAEVAFGHFTKLHEASRYPISRARGAYWAARAAEVIGARSTQAHWYQIASQYLTTYYGQLAVERVAGHFPLPPASTPKPTMETAQTLEANPLTQVVRLLNELGEKKYIRPFLLQLASKATTEEAYAWIADLAHSLARPDLAIAVTKQAQRANIPLLDQGYPILDLPDVKPEPALILAMTRQESELNQGAISSAGAHGLMQILPQTARSVSRSLRLHYSQTRLLNDPVYNLQIGSAYLDQMLTEFNGSYILALAAYNAGPARVHRWIREYGRPGGESDTDTIDWIESIPIYETRNYVQRIFENLQIYRLKLNGGNPALRISDDLRR encoded by the coding sequence ATGCTTCGACCGACATGTCCGGCGTCCGGTTTTCTTGGCTGGATCGCCTCGGGCATATTCTTCTTTATCCTGCTGTCTTTTTCTCTGCCTGCCGCGGTGGCGGCGACCGTCCCGAAGGAAGGGGCGACCCCTCTTTCGGTCGCCGATTTCGGTACCTACACCCGTGCCTTCGTGGAAGTCAAAGAAAAGCGCTGGAAAAAGGCGCTTGTGCTTGCCTCCCTCGCCCACAACCCGTTGCCAGCGGAGGCCATCCGCTGGCTTTACTACACGCAACCTGGAACGGGCGCTTCCTTCGACGAGATTGCGAACTTCCTTCGCGAGCATCCCGATTGGCCAAACCAACGTCTACTCCGGCAGCGGGCCGAGGAAGCGATGCCCGGCAACCTTCCGGACGACGCCATCCGCACCTGGTTTTCCGACCAGCCGCCGGTGACGACCCGCGGGCGCGTCCTGCTTGGTGAAGCGCTTTTACGGAGGGGGGACCAGGAAGCCGCCGAGAAGCATCTTCGGGAAACCTGGATTCACGCCAATTTCACCCGACAAGAGGAGCGCCAATTTCTCGCCAAGCATCGCGACCTGCTGGATAAGGCGGACCACGCGGCGCGGCTCGACCGGCTGTTGTGGAACGATCGCGCCGCCGAAGCGCAGCGCATGCTGTACCGCGTCGACCCGGACATCCGGAGCCTTGCCCTGGCGCGTATCAGCCTTATGCGGATGGATTGGGATGTCGACGGCGCCGTCCAGCGTGTCCCTAAATATCTGCAATCGCACGCGGGCCTTCAATATGAACGCCTCCGCTGGCGGCGACGGAAAGGAAAACTGGAATCGGCCCAGGAGATTCTGGAGCACCCCCCCACGGATTTGATTCGGCCGGACCTTTGGTGGGTTGAACGCATCGCCGTCTCTCGACACCTCTTCCAGAAAGGCTACTACTCGGAAGCCTATCGCCTGACCAGCAATCACGGCCTCGAAGCTGGCGAAGCCTTCGCCGAGGCGGAATGGCTGTCGGGGTGGATCGCTTTGCGTTTTCTAAAAGACGCCGAGGTCGCTTTCGGCCATTTCACAAAACTTCATGAAGCCAGCCGTTATCCCATCAGCCGCGCGCGCGGCGCCTATTGGGCGGCGCGGGCGGCCGAAGTCATAGGTGCGCGCAGCACACAGGCCCACTGGTACCAAATCGCTTCGCAGTACCTTACGACCTACTATGGGCAGTTGGCGGTTGAACGGGTTGCCGGCCATTTTCCCCTCCCGCCCGCTTCAACGCCGAAGCCGACAATGGAAACCGCGCAGACTCTGGAGGCAAACCCGCTAACGCAGGTCGTGCGCTTGCTTAACGAACTCGGCGAAAAAAAATATATACGCCCCTTTCTCCTCCAGTTGGCCTCGAAAGCGACGACCGAGGAGGCCTATGCCTGGATCGCGGATCTCGCCCATTCGCTGGCACGTCCGGACCTTGCCATCGCCGTAACCAAGCAGGCTCAACGTGCGAATATTCCCCTTTTGGATCAAGGCTATCCGATCCTCGATCTGCCGGACGTAAAGCCGGAGCCCGCCCTCATCCTAGCCATGACCCGCCAGGAGAGCGAGCTCAACCAAGGGGCCATCAGTTCGGCTGGCGCCCATGGGCTTATGCAAATTCTTCCGCAAACGGCGCGATCCGTTTCGCGTTCGCTTCGGCTGCACTATTCACAAACGCGGCTTCTCAACGATCCCGTCTACAATCTGCAAATCGGCAGCGCCTATCTCGACCAGATGCTGACCGAATTCAACGGCTCCTACATTTTGGCTCTTGCCGCCTATAACGCCGGACCGGCGCGGGTCCACAGATGGATTCGAGAGTACGGACGCCCCGGCGGCGAATCGGATACCGACACGATCGACTGGATCGAGTCCATACCTATCTACGAGACACGGAATTATGTGCAGCGCATTTTCGAAAATCTGCAAATCTACCGTCTGAAGTTGAATGGCGGGAATCCAGCCCTGCGGATATCCGACGACTTGCGGCGCTAA
- the dapA gene encoding 4-hydroxy-tetrahydrodipicolinate synthase, with protein MFKGSFVALVTPFRADTIDEKAYQSFIEWQVSEGTHGLVPCGTTGESPTLSHAEHRRVIELCIEAANGRVPVIAGTGSNSTAEAIALTRHAKEAGADAALVITPYYNKPSQEGLYRHYEAIHNAVDLPIVIYNIPGRCVVDMSVATMARLAALPNIVGVKDATTDLARPSATRRAIGNDFCQLSGEDATALAFLAEGGHGCISVTANVAPKPLSEMHEAWWRGDISAARKIQDSLVPVHEVMFVDTNPCPVKYAVSLRGHCGGALRLPLVEVSETNKERIQKVLEAAGLLA; from the coding sequence ATGTTTAAAGGTTCCTTTGTTGCGCTCGTAACGCCCTTCCGCGCCGATACCATTGACGAGAAGGCGTATCAGTCTTTCATCGAGTGGCAGGTTTCCGAGGGCACGCACGGTCTCGTGCCGTGTGGAACGACGGGCGAGTCGCCGACCCTGAGCCACGCGGAACACCGGCGGGTTATCGAGCTTTGCATCGAGGCCGCGAACGGGCGGGTGCCGGTCATCGCCGGGACGGGATCGAATTCGACGGCGGAGGCGATCGCATTGACGCGCCACGCCAAAGAGGCGGGCGCCGACGCGGCGCTCGTCATCACGCCCTACTACAACAAGCCCTCTCAAGAAGGGTTGTATCGGCACTACGAGGCGATTCACAACGCCGTTGATCTGCCGATCGTCATCTACAATATCCCTGGTCGGTGCGTGGTGGATATGTCGGTCGCTACGATGGCGCGGCTGGCGGCGTTGCCGAACATCGTGGGTGTGAAGGATGCAACGACCGATCTTGCGCGCCCTTCAGCGACGCGCCGCGCGATCGGGAACGATTTTTGCCAGCTTTCCGGTGAGGACGCGACAGCGCTTGCGTTCTTGGCCGAAGGTGGGCATGGCTGCATTTCGGTGACAGCGAATGTGGCTCCGAAGCCACTTTCCGAAATGCACGAGGCCTGGTGGAGAGGCGATATTTCCGCCGCGCGAAAAATTCAGGATAGCCTGGTACCGGTTCATGAAGTCATGTTCGTTGATACGAACCCTTGCCCCGTGAAATACGCCGTCAGCCTGCGGGGGCATTGCGGCGGCGCGCTGCGTCTTCCATTGGTCGAGGTTTCGGAAACGAACAAGGAACGGATTCAAAAGGTGCTGGAAGCGGCGGGGCTGCTTGCCTGA
- the smpB gene encoding SsrA-binding protein SmpB: MARELISTDRTVAQNRKARYNYHVEETLEAGIVLTGPEVKSLRLGRCSLNEAFAAEKGGELHLFNMHIAEYAPARQEDFSPTRPRKLLIHRRERNRLFGAVKREGMALVPLAVYFNARGIAKVSLGLAKGKRKVDKRADEKQREWRRQKDRLLKAKS, encoded by the coding sequence ATGGCAAGAGAACTTATCTCCACCGATCGCACCGTGGCGCAGAACCGCAAGGCTCGCTACAACTATCACGTGGAAGAAACCCTTGAGGCCGGAATCGTGCTTACGGGCCCGGAAGTAAAATCCTTGCGGCTTGGCCGATGCTCCCTGAACGAAGCTTTTGCCGCAGAAAAAGGTGGGGAGCTGCATCTTTTCAACATGCACATTGCGGAATACGCGCCCGCGCGTCAGGAGGACTTTTCTCCCACGCGTCCACGAAAGCTTTTGATTCACCGTCGCGAAAGAAACCGTCTTTTTGGCGCTGTAAAGCGGGAAGGCATGGCCCTTGTGCCGCTCGCGGTCTATTTCAACGCCCGCGGGATTGCGAAAGTGTCCCTGGGCCTTGCCAAGGGCAAGCGCAAGGTGGATAAGCGCGCGGACGAGAAGCAGCGGGAATGGCGCCGCCAGAAAGACCGTCTTTTAAAGGCGAAGTCTTGA